Sequence from the Streptomyces sp. R33 genome:
GGTCCCGCTGGTGCCGTCCTGCCCCGGCTGGTCGGCCGCGGACCTCGTCGGGCACCTGGGCGGGGTGCACCGGTTCGTGGGCCGCATCCTGCGCGACCGCCTCGCAGAGGTCCCGGACCACACCGATCTGACGATCTTCGCGATCCCGGAGGACCCGGCGGTACGGGCGGCCTGGCCGAAGCCGGAGACCGAGCCGAACCGGGGGCCGGTGCCGCAGGCGCTGACGGAGTGGTTCGCGCAGGGCGCGCGGCAGCTGGAGGGCCTGTTCCGGGAGCTGGGGCCGGACGTGCCGGTGTGGACGTGGTCGGTGGACACCGAGGATTGCGCGGAGCACACGAGCGGCTTCTGGCTGCGGATGCAGACCATCGAGCTGGCGGTGCACCGGTGGGACGCGGAGTCCGCCACCGGGGCGCCGGGGCCGATCGACGCGGAGATCGCGGTGGACGCGGTCCCGCAGACCTTCGAGGCGATGGCCCCGTTCCGGCGGGCCATGGCCGGGGCGCCGGCCGGATCGGGGGAGCGGTACCGCTTCCGGCGGACGGACGGGCCGGAGTCCTGGACGGTCACGTTCTCGGGGGAGCGGGTCCTGGCGGAGTACGGGGCCACGGACCCGGTGGACGTCGAGGCGGCCGGGACGGCGTCGGACCTGATGCTGTTCCTCTGGCGGCGGATCCCGCCCACCGCCCTGACGGTCACCGGGGCCGCGGACCTGCTGCCGCACTACTTCACCCTGGTCCCCCCGGTCTGACCGCTGCCCCCCCGGCGGGGGGACGGTCCGGAGGCGGGCTTTCCGGGGGATGGGCGGGGCCCGGGGCCGGAAAAACGTGGGCGGGCACGTACCATGGCGGCATGTCCTTCCTCCGCCGCAACCGCGCCGCCACACCCGCCGGCCCGGACTTCGACGTCCTGGCCATGGACCCGGGGGACTGGCCGGGCAATCTCGGGGCCGGGCTTCTGCCCGCGCCCGACGGCAGCTGCCAGGGCGTCTTTCTCCGCTACGACCTGTTCGGCGGACGCGGCCCCGCAATGATCATCGGCAACCTCCCCGAGGGCTCCCCGGCCCGGGAGCTCACCGAGGGCCAGGTGCCCTTCGAGGTGGCCCAGCTCCTCGACGCCCTCGAGAACGACGAGGACGTCGAGGTCACCGGCACCGAGGACTGCCCCGTCATGCAGGGCGACAACCTCCTCATCGTCCGGAAGATCAAGCTCTCCGAGGGCCGGATCAGCTGCGTGCAGTTCGACCGCAGCGACAACGTGCTGGTCACCATCGCGAGCTGGGACCGGCCCATCACCGACGACCTGTACGCCCTCCTGAAGCCGCTCCCCGCCGAGCTCTTCCAGCAGGGATAGCCGTCACCGGCACCTACGCGTCCGCGATGTCGTTCGCCGCCACGTAGCCGAACGTCATCGCGGGGCCGATCGTCGACCCCGCCCCCGCGTAGCTGTGCCCCATCACCGCCGCACTCGCGTTGCCCGCAGCCCACAGGCCCCGGATCACCGAGCCGTCCGGCCGCAGCGCACGCGCCCGTGCGTCCGTGACGATGCCGCCCTTCGTGCCCAGGTCACCCGGCACGATCTTGAAGGCGTAGAACGGCGGCGCCCAGATCGGGGCCAGGCACGAGTTCGGCTGCACCCCCGGGTCCGTGTAGTAGTGGTCGTACGCCGTGTCGCCCCGGTGGAAATCGGGGTCGGTCCCGTTCCACGCCTGCGTGTTGAACCGGTTGAGGGTCGCCCGGAGCGCTCCCGCCGGGACCCCGATCTGGCCGGCCAGCGCGTCCCAGGTCCACGCCTTCTTCGCCGCGCCCGCCTGGTACCAGGAGTCCGGGAAGACGATCGTCGGCAGGATGTCCTTGAACAGGTACTTGTTGCGGTAGTTCTGATCCACGATCAGCCACGCCGGGATGTGCGAACCGGCGGACCCCCGGTCCTTCTGGTACATCACGTGCACCACATCGCTGTACGGCGCCGCCTCGTTGACGAACCGCGCGCCCGCCCCGTTCACGATCAGCCCGCCCGGCAGGGTCCGTTCGGCGAGGCAGAAGTACGGCTCGCCCGGCAGCGGGATCGACGGACCCCACCACGCGTCCTCCATCAGCGCCAGCGCCGCCCCCGCCCGCTGCCCGGCCCGGATCCCGTCGCCCGTGTTCTCCTTGGCGCCCACCGACCACTGGGTGCCGATCGGCTGCTGCTGGTACTGCGCCCGCATCTGCGCGTTGTGCTCGAATCCGCCCGAGCCGACGACCACGCCCTTGCGGGCCCGTACGACCCCCCGTACGCCCTCCTTCTCCACCACCACACCGGTGACCGCGCCCGCCTCCTGCACCAGGTCGACCAGCGGGCTGTTCAGCCAGACAGGCACCCCCGCCTGCATCAGCCCGGCCCGCAGCCCGGCCGCCAGCGCCTGGCCCATCGTGAGCGGCTTCTGCCCGCACAGCGCGGCCTTGGTGCCGCGCGCCAGGCACTCCGTGGACACCGCCAGGCCCTTGGCGTTCACGGCCGCCAGGTTCAGCCACTTGTAGTCCTGGCTGAACACCACCATCCCGGCCGGGACCGGCATGTACGCCGGGTTCAGCCGGGCCAGTTCGTCGCCCAGGAGATGGCCGTCGATCTGGTCGGGCTCGATGGACCGGCCGTTCGGCAGCCCGCCCGGAAGGTTCGGGTAGTAGTCGCTGTACCCGTCCATGTACCGGAAGCGCAGCGGGCTGTTGGCCATCACGAAGTCCAGCATCCGCGGACCGTGGGCGAGGAACGCGGCCTGCCGGTCCGCCGACGAGCCGTCGCCGACGACCGCCGCGAGGTACGCGGCCGCCTTCTGCGGGGTGTCCGGCACCCCAGCGGCCAGGATCACCGAGTTGTTCGGCAGCCAGATCCCGGCCCCCGAGCGCGCCGCCGAACCACCGAACGTCGGGGCCTTCTCGACCACCACCACGCTCAGACCCCGCTTGGCGGCGGTGAGCGCGGCGGTCATTCCGGCCGCCCCCGACCCGACCACCACGACGTCGTACTCGCCGAGCGGAACCCCGTCCGCGGCCCGCGCGACGGCCGACGGCAGCACCGCGGCCGCGACCACGCCCGCCCCGGCCCCGGCGAGGACCGTCCGGCGGGAGGGGAGCGCAGGGCTCGCGGGACCGGCCGGCACGGGACCGGGGCTCGCGGGAACAGGACGTACGGGATCGGGGCGTACGGGACCGGGGCGTACGGGACCGGCGTTTGCCGACATGGGCGGGCTCCAGCGGAGTGGGGAGGGCGGGGACGGCGGCTCCAGCATGTCTGATGCTGAGTCAGAAAAGGTGTTCGGGGGATCATGTGATGTCAAGGCATGCGCAGGGGTGGCGAGACGGGCCGAGACGTCCCCGAACGCACGAAATCCCGTGGTACGCACATCGAGTGCGTACACCACGGGATTTTCGTACGGGGTGCGGGCCGCCGGGATCAGCGGGTCCCGACCGCCGCGCGTACCGCCCTGCGGGCCATGCCGCAGTCGTCGTGCAGACGGCGCAGCAGCAGCCGCTGCTCCTCGCCGGAGGACAGGGCGCCCGCCGGCAGGGGCTGGGTCGGGGCGGTCGCCAGCATGGAGCGCTGGACCGCCGTCTCGCACATCCGGATCTCCCTGGTCAGCACCAGCATCAGGTTGACCAGGAAGGCGTCCCGCGAGGCCGGACCGGCCGACTGGGCGAGCCGGCTGATCTGGCTGCGGGCCGCCGGGGCGTCGCCCAGCACCGTCCACAGCGTGGCCAGGTCGTACCCCGGCAGGTACCAGCCCGCGTGCTCCCAGTCGAGCAGCACGGGTCCGGCCGGGGACAGCAGCAGGTTCGACAGGAGCGCGTCACCGTGGTTGAACTGCCGCTGCACACCGGCCAGTTTCAGCCCGCACAGCAGCTTCTGCAGATCGCCCAGGTCCCGGTCGGTGAGCAGTCCCAGCTCGTGGTACCGCGCCACCCGCTGCGCGTAGTTCAGCGGGTCCCCGAACAGGTCGGTCGGCGGGCGCCACTGGTTCACCCGGCACACCGCGCCCAGGGCTGCCCGTACGTCGGCCCGCGGCGGGGCCTCCACGGGGTGCCGCTGCAATGCTGCGACCCGGCCCGCCATCCGTTCGACCACCAGCGTGCAGTTCTCGGGGTCCGCGGCGATCAGCCGCGGCACCCGGACCGGCGGGCGGTGCCGGACGAACGCCCGGTACGCCGCTATTTCGTGCCGGTACCGCTCGCGCCATTCCGGCGAGTGGTCCAGTAAAACCTTGGCGACGGCGGTCATCCGGCCTGTCGTCCCGACCAGGAGGACCGACCGGCCGCTGCGCCGCAGCACCTGAACCGGAGCGAACTCCGGGCAGATGCGCTGCACCGAGGCGAGGGCCGTGCGCAGTTGCGCACCCTGTGGCCCCGAGAGGTCGATTCTTCCGCTGAGCGGCTGCGATCCGGCCCCCGGCATCCGCCGCGCCCGTACGGCGCCCTGCGCCGGGGCCGCCGGGCGGCCGGGGTCGAGGTAGGGGCCGCCGCCCGCCTGGAGCGTGCGGTGCGGCCGGACCGGGGCGGACACGGAGGACGTTGCTGCGTACATGGCGTTTACGGATCCCTTCGTGCGCCGACGAGTTGCGTACGCCGCCCCGCCGGTCCCGTACTTCACCCTGGGGAGTTCCGCCCGGAGACCGGGTCGGGGAGGCGCATTCCTACCTGACACCCGGCCGTGGGTGGCGGACCATCTTGCGTGCCCTGGCGAAGCCTGGCGAATAGTCGCTGGGCAACTGACGGCGGGCTACTGTCAAATCAGCCGAGAACCTGGGGGCTTGACGTGAGCAAAGGACCAAACACCCGCTTGAACGACTTGTTCGGCCTGGCCGGCTGGTCGAAGGGTGAGCTGGCGAGGATGGTCAACCGGCAGGCGGCGGCCATGGGCCACCACCAACTGGCCACCGACACCTCGCGGGTACGGCGCTGGATCGACATGGGGGAGACCCCGCGCGAACCGGTGCCCACCGTACTGGCAGCCCTGTTCACCGAGCGGCTCGGTCGTGTCGTGACCATCGAGGACCTCGGGTTCGTACGGCAGCGGCGCACCTCCAAACGGCAGCCGGACGGGGCGAAGGACAACCCCGAAGGAATGCCGTGGGCGCCCGAACGCACAGCCGCGGTCCTCACCGAATTCACGGGAATGGACCTCATGCTCAACCGACGCGGTCTGATGGGCGCGGGTGTCGCGCTCACCGCAGGCTCCGCCCTCACCCACGCCATGAACGACTGGCTGCACACCGATCCCACCCCCGCCAAAGCCCCGCAGACCTTCGGCGACTCCTTCCAGGCCGACCCGGCCGGCTACGACCGCTACGAGGCCGCCCCCATCGGCTCCCAGGAGATCGAGGCCCTGGAGCGCTCCGTGGAGGTCTTCCGCGCCTGGGACGCCTCACGAGGGGGCGGACTGCAGCGCAAAGCAGTGGTCGGCCAGCTCAACGAGGTCGGCGGCATGCTCGCGTACCACCACCCCGACCACCTGCAGCGGCGGCTGTGGGGCGTGGCGGCCAACCTCGCCGTGCTGGCGGGCTGGATGTCCCACGACGTGGGTCTCGAACCCACCGCGCAGAAGTACTTCGTCATCGCCGCGCACGCCGCCCGGGAGGGCGGGGACCGGCCGCGGGCCGGCGAAGCGCTGTCCCGGGCGGCGCGCCAGATGGTCCACCTGGGCAAGCCGCACGAGGCCCTCGACCTCATGAAGCTGGCGCAGTCGGGCTCCGGCGAACAGACCCTGCCCCGCACCCGCGCCATGCTGCACACCATCGAGGCCTGGGCCCAGGCCTCGATGGGCAAGGGCCAGGCCATGCGCCGCACGCTCGGCGAGGCCGAGGACCTGTTCGTGTCGGACAAGGGTGACGTGCCCCCGCCGTCGTGGATGCAGAACTTCGACGAGGCGGACCTGCACGGCATGCAGGCCCTGGCGTTCCGCACCCTCGCCGAACACGACCCCTCGGTCGCGCCGATCGCCCAGCGGCACGCCCGGGAGGCACTGCGGCTGCGGTCCGGCGGCCACCAGCGCTCGCAGATCTTCGACTACATCTCCATGGCCTCGGCCTGCTTCATCGCCGACGACCCCGAGCAGGCCGACCGCTACGCCCGGCTCGCGCTGGTCTCGATGAACGAGACCTCCTCGCACCGGACTTGGGACCGGCTGCGCGAGATGTACCGGCTCACCGGCCAGTACGCCGGGTACGCGCGCATCGAGGACCTGCGCGCGGAGATCAAGATGGCCCTGCCGAACAGCCCGACGCAGCGCACCGTCTAGGCCTTGCGCGGGAACCCGCTGCCGGTTCGTGCACCGGCACCGCCAACGGCATCCGTACGGAGACGAGAAAGGCCGCGCCTTCCGGCGCGGCCCTGAGAAGCGGTCCCCGTCGGACCGTGTTCGTTGCTCAGCCCCCGACCCTGGCCACCAGGACGCAGGCGTCGTCCTCGCGTTCGCTCTCGCCGAACTCCTCGACCACCATCCGCACGCAGTCCTGCGCCGACCGCGCCGCCGTGAACCGCGGCGCGAGGGCCAGCAGCCGCTCGGTGCCGTCCGCCCGGCTGAACTCGATGCTGCGCGGCGTCAGTCCGTCCGTGTGCAGGACGAGTACGTCGCCGGTCTGCAGCCGTTCCTCGGCCTGCCCGTACGCCGCCCCGGAGGTCGCGCCCAGCAGTACGCCCTCCGGCGGCTGCAGGGCGCGGCCCGAGCTGCTCCGGAACAGCAGCGGGGCGGGATGGCCGGCCTGTGCCCAGGAGAGCATCCGGCGCGCCGGATCGTAGCGGCAGCAGACGGCAGAGCCGAGCGCCGGCTGTACGGAGGTCTCCAGGAGCTGGTTGAGCCAGCCCATCAGCGGGCCCGGCTCGATGCCGGCCATGGCCATGCCGCGCAGGGCGCCCAGCATCATCGCCATGCCGGAGGTG
This genomic interval carries:
- a CDS encoding maleylpyruvate isomerase family mycothiol-dependent enzyme translates to MDVINHSQRLSHFHDETLAFEKAIRRAIAEAGDGPVPLVPSCPGWSAADLVGHLGGVHRFVGRILRDRLAEVPDHTDLTIFAIPEDPAVRAAWPKPETEPNRGPVPQALTEWFAQGARQLEGLFRELGPDVPVWTWSVDTEDCAEHTSGFWLRMQTIELAVHRWDAESATGAPGPIDAEIAVDAVPQTFEAMAPFRRAMAGAPAGSGERYRFRRTDGPESWTVTFSGERVLAEYGATDPVDVEAAGTASDLMLFLWRRIPPTALTVTGAADLLPHYFTLVPPV
- the kstD gene encoding 3-oxosteroid 1-dehydrogenase codes for the protein MSANAGPVRPGPVRPDPVRPVPASPGPVPAGPASPALPSRRTVLAGAGAGVVAAAVLPSAVARAADGVPLGEYDVVVVGSGAAGMTAALTAAKRGLSVVVVEKAPTFGGSAARSGAGIWLPNNSVILAAGVPDTPQKAAAYLAAVVGDGSSADRQAAFLAHGPRMLDFVMANSPLRFRYMDGYSDYYPNLPGGLPNGRSIEPDQIDGHLLGDELARLNPAYMPVPAGMVVFSQDYKWLNLAAVNAKGLAVSTECLARGTKAALCGQKPLTMGQALAAGLRAGLMQAGVPVWLNSPLVDLVQEAGAVTGVVVEKEGVRGVVRARKGVVVGSGGFEHNAQMRAQYQQQPIGTQWSVGAKENTGDGIRAGQRAGAALALMEDAWWGPSIPLPGEPYFCLAERTLPGGLIVNGAGARFVNEAAPYSDVVHVMYQKDRGSAGSHIPAWLIVDQNYRNKYLFKDILPTIVFPDSWYQAGAAKKAWTWDALAGQIGVPAGALRATLNRFNTQAWNGTDPDFHRGDTAYDHYYTDPGVQPNSCLAPIWAPPFYAFKIVPGDLGTKGGIVTDARARALRPDGSVIRGLWAAGNASAAVMGHSYAGAGSTIGPAMTFGYVAANDIADA
- a CDS encoding aminoglycoside phosphotransferase family protein, encoding MYAATSSVSAPVRPHRTLQAGGGPYLDPGRPAAPAQGAVRARRMPGAGSQPLSGRIDLSGPQGAQLRTALASVQRICPEFAPVQVLRRSGRSVLLVGTTGRMTAVAKVLLDHSPEWRERYRHEIAAYRAFVRHRPPVRVPRLIAADPENCTLVVERMAGRVAALQRHPVEAPPRADVRAALGAVCRVNQWRPPTDLFGDPLNYAQRVARYHELGLLTDRDLGDLQKLLCGLKLAGVQRQFNHGDALLSNLLLSPAGPVLLDWEHAGWYLPGYDLATLWTVLGDAPAARSQISRLAQSAGPASRDAFLVNLMLVLTREIRMCETAVQRSMLATAPTQPLPAGALSSGEEQRLLLRRLHDDCGMARRAVRAAVGTR